The sequence GACCGAGGCCATGCGCGCGAAGATCGAGGAGCGGCTCCCCGTCAAGGCCATCGACATTTACGGGTTGAGCGAGGTCATCGGCCCCGGCGTCGCGAGCGAGTGCCTGGAGCAGCACGGGCTGCACGTGTTCGAGGACCATTACTTCCCGGAGATCATCAACCCGGCGACCGGCGAGCCCGTGGCGGCCGGCCAGAAGGGCGAGCTGGTCTACACGTGCCTGACGAAGCGCTCCACGCCGCTGCTCCGCTACCGGACGCGCGACATCTCCAGCCTGGACGAGACGCCGTGCCCGTGCGGGCGCACGAGCCGGCGCATGGCACGGATCACGGGCCGCACGGACGACATGCTGATCATCCGCGGCGTCAACGTGTTCCCGTCGCAGATCGAGACCGTGCTGATGAAGGTCGAGGGCATCGAGCCGCACTACGTGATCGTCGTGGACAAGACGGGGGCGCTGGACGAGCTGGAGATCAAGGTCGAGGTGTCCGAGCAGTTGTTTTCCGACGAGATCCGGAAGCTCGAGGAGCTGCGGGCGCGGATCTTCGAGGAGATGCGCAGCGTGTTGAGCTTGAGCGCGAAGATCACGCTGGTCGAGCCGAAGACCATCGAGCGCACGCTGGGCAAGGCGAAGCGGGTGATTGACAAGCGAGAGGTGAAGTAGGGGCTTGTGGTGGCGGCTCTACGAGCCGCTGGCGTTTCGTAGAAACGCCGCTACAACGGCGGGAAAACGAGGAGATCAGGATGAAAGTCAAGCAACTGTCCATTTTCATGGAGAACCGGGCCGGCCGGCTGGCCGAAATCATGCAGTCGTTGGGCGACGCCGGGATCAACATCCGGGCGCTGTCCCTCGCGGACACTTCGGACTTCGGCATCCTTCGCCTGATCGTCAGCCAGGTGGACAAGGCGATGGACGTCCTGCGCGCCGCCGGGCATACCGTTTCCCTGACGGAAGTGGTCGCCGTCGAGGTGCCGGACCGGCCGGGCGGGCTCGCCAGCGTGCTGACACCCCTGCGCCAGGCCGGCGTGAACGTCGAGTACATGTACGCCTTCGTGGAGAAGGCGACGGACAAGGCCGTCGTCATCTTCCGGTTCGAGGACATCGAGGCCGCCCTGAAGGTGCTGGCGAAGGCCGGCATCTCCGTCCTGCCCGCGGAGACGGTGTACAGCTTGTGAGTAGTGAATGGAGAATAGTGGTTTCCTGAACCCTGAACCCTGAACCCTGAACCCCTCCGCCCCCTCCATGATACCTTCCGCCATCTGGGATCCCGAATTCGAATGCATGCATGTCGACGCCCTGCGCGAGCTCCAGTTGGAGCGCCTGCGCAAGGTCGTCCGGCGCGTCTGGAACCACGTGCCGTACTACCGGCAGAAGATGCAGGTCGTCGGCGTGACGCCGTCGGACATCAAGACGCTCGAGGACATCCGCAAGCTGCCCTTCACGACGAAGGACGACTTGCGCCTGTGTTTCCCCTACGAGGCCTTCGCCGTGCCGCTGGACAAGGTGGTGCGCATTCACGCCTCGTCCGGCACGACGGGCAAGTCCACCGTGGTCGGTTATACCCGCCGGGACCTGGAGACGTGGAGCAACGTGGTCGCGCGGTTCCTTGTGGCCGGTGGCCTGACCTCGAAGGATGTCGTGCACATCGCGTTCTCCTACGGCCTGTTCACCGGCGGCTTCGGCCTGCACTACGGCGCGGAGCGGGTCGGCGCCTCGGTGATCCCCGTCGCGGCGGGCCGCAGCGAACGGCAGATACAGATCATGAAGGACTTCGGCTCCACGGCGCTGGTGTGCACGCCGTCCTACGCGGTCTATCTTGGCGAGATCATGCACGGCATGGGCGTGAAGCCGTCGGACCTCAAGCTGCGCGTCGGGTTCTTCGGCGCGGAGGCCTGGTCCAACCGGATGCGCGAAGAAATCCAGACCAAGCTGGGGCTTTTCGCCACGGACAACTACGGCTTGAGCGAAATCATCGGCCCCGGCGTCGCGGGCGAGTGCGTCCACCAGAACGGCATGCACATCTCCGAGGATCACTTCTACCCGGAGCGCATCGATCCCGACACGTGCGAGCCCGTGGACCCGGGCCGGCGCGGCGAACTGGTACTCACGACGCTGACCAAGGAGGCCATCCCGCTGATCCGCTACCGGACGCGCGACATCTGCACGCTGATGCCGGGGGCGTGCCCGTGCGGCCGCACCGGCGCGCGCATGTCGAAGATCACGGGGCGTTCGGACGACATGCTCATCATCCGCGGCGCGAACGTCTATCCTTCCCAGGTCGAGGAAGTCCTGCTCGACGTCAAGGGCACGCTGCCGCATTACCAGCTCGTGATCTCCCGCGAGGGCGCGCTGGACCGGCTGGAGGTCCGCGTGGAGGTCTCGGAGGAGTTCTTTGCCGACGAGATGAAGAAGCTCCACGAACTCGACCGCCAGATCGAGCACAAGCTGGAGAACGTGCTCGGCATCCGGGCCAGCGTCAAGCTGGTCGAACCCCGCACCATCGAGCGCTCCGAGGGCAAGGCCAAGCGCGTCCTGGACCTGCGGCCGAAGGAGTGACGCTGTCTCTTCCGCCTACGGAGCGGCGGAACCGCAGGGTTGTAGCTCCGGCGCTCTGCCGCCGGAGATTCACGCCTTATCGAACAATAGGATGGAAACCGGCCCCGCCTTCCTGTTATAAGAAACGCTTTAATCGGCCGGGGACCTGACGCGTGACCATTCGTTCGATCATACTGGGCCTGCTGGGGGTGGCGTTCGTCTGCTCCTACACCTACTTCAATGATCACGTCATGCGCCAGACGTTCTTCGTGGGCAACAACATGCCCATCTCGGTGTACGGGTTGCTGGTCGTTTTCCTCCTCTTCGTTTACCCCCTGCTGAAGAAAATCAGCCGGCGCCTGTCCTTGAGCCGGCGCGAGATCGTGGTGATCCTGGTCATGACGCTGGCCTCCTGCGCCATCCCGGGCTCGAACCTCCTGCGGTTGTTTACCCAGACCCTGGTGCTGCCGCACCGGTTTGCCCGGACGGAGCCCGGGTGGGAGAAGCAGAAGGTCCTGGATTACACGCCGCCGGGCATGCTCGTGAACGTGAGCGAGGACGAGGAGCGCGTGCTGAACGGCTTCGTCCGCGGGTTGAGCATCGCCAACGAGTCCATCCCCGTCCGCGCGGTGCCCTGGAAGGCCTGGGCCCGGCCGATCGCCTGGTGGCTGCCGATCATCCTCTCGCTCTGGGTGGCGATGATCGCGCTCTCGGTCGTCGTGCACCGGCAGTGGGTGGCCCACGAGCACCTGCCGTACCCGATCGTCACCTTCACGGAATCCCTGCTGCCCGGGGAGGACGGGCAGCGCAGCCCGATTTTCCGGAACAAGATATTCTGGATCGGCGCGCTCATCCCCTTCCTGATCCACACGTACAACTACCTCGTCGTGTGGTTCCCGGACCAGATGCTGGGCAAGCTGCCGGTCGGGGTGAATTTCCAGCCCCTGGTGGAACTTTTTCCCACCTTCAAGAAGGGCGGCGGGGAGGAACTGCTCGGCTTCTGGCAGTTGTATTTCTCGGTGATGGCCATCGCCTACTTCCTGCCGAAGGACGTTTCGCTCTCGCTCGGGCTGGGCCCCTTTTTCTGGAGCGTCGTCGCGGGCGTGATGACCAGCTACGGCATCGCGACGACGGGCTGGCAGGGGATTTGGCCCTTCGGGATCCAGCGCGAGGGCATGGTCGTGATGGGCTCCTACTTCGCCATGCTGCTCGTGATCCTCTACACCGGCCGGCAGTACTACCGCGCCGTTTTCGCGCGGGCGCTCGGCCTGCGCACGCGGGACCCGGTGGAGCCGGCCCTGGCCT comes from Kiritimatiellia bacterium and encodes:
- a CDS encoding phenylacetate--CoA ligase; the protein is MIFNKTFECMDRAALRNLQGERLRDAVKRAYENVPFYRARLDAHGVKPSDIRGLDDIVKLPFTTKEDFRDTYPFGLFAVPLKDIVRVHASSGTTGKPTVVGYTKEDIELWAETVARTLGCGGGTADDILQVAYGYGLFTGGLGLHYGGEKLGAMVIPMSGGNTKKQIMLMQDFGTTLLACTPSYSLQVAEEAAADDIDLKALKLRVGYFGAEPWTEAMRAKIEERLPVKAIDIYGLSEVIGPGVASECLEQHGLHVFEDHYFPEIINPATGEPVAAGQKGELVYTCLTKRSTPLLRYRTRDISSLDETPCPCGRTSRRMARITGRTDDMLIIRGVNVFPSQIETVLMKVEGIEPHYVIVVDKTGALDELEIKVEVSEQLFSDEIRKLEELRARIFEEMRSVLSLSAKITLVEPKTIERTLGKAKRVIDKREVK
- a CDS encoding ACT domain-containing protein, whose protein sequence is MKVKQLSIFMENRAGRLAEIMQSLGDAGINIRALSLADTSDFGILRLIVSQVDKAMDVLRAAGHTVSLTEVVAVEVPDRPGGLASVLTPLRQAGVNVEYMYAFVEKATDKAVVIFRFEDIEAALKVLAKAGISVLPAETVYSL
- a CDS encoding phenylacetate--CoA ligase, whose amino-acid sequence is MIPSAIWDPEFECMHVDALRELQLERLRKVVRRVWNHVPYYRQKMQVVGVTPSDIKTLEDIRKLPFTTKDDLRLCFPYEAFAVPLDKVVRIHASSGTTGKSTVVGYTRRDLETWSNVVARFLVAGGLTSKDVVHIAFSYGLFTGGFGLHYGAERVGASVIPVAAGRSERQIQIMKDFGSTALVCTPSYAVYLGEIMHGMGVKPSDLKLRVGFFGAEAWSNRMREEIQTKLGLFATDNYGLSEIIGPGVAGECVHQNGMHISEDHFYPERIDPDTCEPVDPGRRGELVLTTLTKEAIPLIRYRTRDICTLMPGACPCGRTGARMSKITGRSDDMLIIRGANVYPSQVEEVLLDVKGTLPHYQLVISREGALDRLEVRVEVSEEFFADEMKKLHELDRQIEHKLENVLGIRASVKLVEPRTIERSEGKAKRVLDLRPKE